A single region of the Prevotella sp. HUN102 genome encodes:
- a CDS encoding YfbM family protein produces METYFESIRIGTPLDRYEFKKIKKGIIMGLIACYQLISDNRLKELEGIYSENADETVDFIEELEEEVTDDSIIDMDKMWDVMHFVLTGFGSDDKLENSLLSEAVLGTSINEESEEYIASIPKEKIANIIKELEAFDIQKALEDFSMEKCKEAELYPDIWDYEDEEDEIKEDLKNYYYQLIDFYKKALKSSSNILVTIL; encoded by the coding sequence GTGGAAACTTATTTTGAAAGTATAAGGATAGGAACTCCTCTCGATAGATATGAATTTAAGAAAATAAAGAAAGGAATAATTATGGGATTAATTGCTTGTTATCAGCTTATTTCGGATAATAGACTGAAAGAGTTGGAAGGGATTTATTCAGAAAATGCTGATGAGACAGTAGATTTTATAGAAGAATTGGAGGAAGAAGTAACGGATGACAGTATCATCGATATGGATAAAATGTGGGATGTGATGCATTTTGTATTGACAGGTTTCGGGAGCGATGATAAATTAGAGAATAGTCTCCTAAGCGAAGCCGTGTTGGGTACAAGTATTAATGAAGAATCTGAAGAATATATCGCAAGTATTCCTAAAGAAAAAATTGCAAATATCATAAAGGAATTAGAGGCTTTTGATATTCAGAAAGCCTTAGAAGATTTCAGTATGGAAAAATGCAAAGAAGCAGAATTATATCCGGATATTTGGGATTATGAAGACGAAGAAGATGAAATAAAAGAAGATTTAAAGAATTATTATTATCAGCTGATTGATTTTTATAAAAAAGCATTGAAGAGTAGTTCAAATATATTAGTAACAATATTGTAA
- a CDS encoding ATP-binding cassette domain-containing protein, whose protein sequence is MVLEADSIIYEVDGRKILRGVFLNCRVGEIVGILGRNGSGKSSLFEIIFGTRKAESSFVRIGDKVLTGKTFRSGMVAFMPQFESLPQHLKVKTILWTASIPKDAYADDETILRILDSRVNELSGGESRYLELFVVLHSKCPFVLLDEPFNGISPVVVEDMVKVLKKAATKRGIIISDHNYRAVSRLSDRLMYLNDGRLQEIGDITELKGLYYY, encoded by the coding sequence ATGGTATTAGAAGCAGACAGTATTATATATGAGGTGGACGGCCGTAAGATTCTCCGTGGCGTTTTTCTCAACTGCCGTGTTGGGGAGATTGTGGGCATCTTGGGCAGAAACGGTTCGGGAAAATCCAGTTTATTTGAAATTATTTTCGGCACTCGGAAAGCCGAAAGCTCGTTTGTACGCATTGGCGATAAGGTGCTTACAGGCAAAACTTTCCGTTCGGGTATGGTGGCATTTATGCCGCAGTTCGAATCGCTTCCTCAGCACTTGAAAGTGAAAACCATTTTATGGACGGCATCAATCCCCAAAGATGCCTATGCGGACGACGAAACCATTCTGCGCATCCTTGATTCGCGGGTCAATGAATTGTCGGGAGGCGAGTCCCGCTATCTGGAGCTTTTCGTGGTATTGCACTCTAAGTGTCCCTTTGTTTTGCTCGACGAGCCTTTCAACGGCATCTCTCCTGTGGTGGTTGAAGATATGGTAAAAGTGCTGAAAAAGGCTGCCACGAAACGCGGGATTATCATTTCCGACCACAATTACAGGGCTGTCAGCCGACTATCGGACAGGCTGATGTATCTTAATGATGGAAGACTTCAGGAAATCGGAGACATTACGGAGCTTAAAGGCTTGTATTATTATTAG
- the pckA gene encoding phosphoenolpyruvate carboxykinase (ATP): protein MAQFDKSVLEKYGITGTTEVVYNPSYEVLFEEETKASLEGFEKGQETELGAVNVMTGVYTGRSPKDKFIVEDENSKDTVWWTSDEYKNDNKKMSQSTWNIVNELAKKELSNKRLFVVDGFCGANKDTRMKVRFIVEVAWQAHFVTNMFIKPINTEEEAQEPDFIVYNASKAKVENYAELGLNSETCVAFNVTTKEQVILNTWYGGEMKKGMFSMMNYYLPLKGIASMHCSANTDLEGKSTAIFFGLSGTGKTTLSTDPKRLLIGDDEHGWDDNGVFNFEGGCYAKVINLDAESEPDIFNAIKRNALLENVTVAADGKIDFTDGSTTENTRVSYPINHITNIVKPISAGPAADQVIFLSADAFGVLPPVSILDSEQTKYYFLSGFTAKLAGTERGITEPTPTFSACFGQAFLELHPTKYAEELVKKMEKNGAKAYLVNTGWNGTGKRISIKDTRGIIDGILSGAINNAPTKTIPYFNFVVPTQLEGVDTNILDPRDTYADAAQWEEKAKDLAGRFIKNFVKYTGNEAGKALVAAGPQL, encoded by the coding sequence ATGGCACAGTTTGATAAGAGCGTACTCGAAAAGTACGGAATTACAGGAACAACAGAAGTTGTTTACAATCCATCTTACGAAGTTTTGTTCGAAGAGGAAACAAAGGCAAGCCTTGAAGGCTTTGAAAAGGGTCAGGAAACTGAACTTGGCGCGGTAAACGTGATGACAGGTGTTTACACCGGTCGTTCTCCTAAAGATAAGTTCATCGTTGAAGATGAGAACTCAAAGGACACAGTATGGTGGACTTCTGACGAGTACAAGAATGACAACAAGAAGATGTCTCAGTCTACTTGGAACATAGTGAACGAGTTGGCTAAGAAGGAGCTTTCAAACAAGCGTCTCTTCGTTGTAGATGGTTTCTGCGGTGCCAACAAGGACACACGTATGAAGGTTCGCTTCATCGTTGAGGTGGCTTGGCAGGCTCACTTCGTAACCAATATGTTCATCAAGCCTATCAACACTGAAGAAGAGGCACAGGAGCCAGACTTCATCGTTTACAACGCATCTAAGGCTAAGGTTGAAAACTACGCAGAACTCGGTTTGAACTCTGAAACTTGCGTTGCCTTCAACGTTACAACCAAGGAACAGGTTATCCTGAACACTTGGTATGGTGGCGAAATGAAGAAGGGTATGTTCTCAATGATGAACTACTATTTGCCATTGAAGGGCATCGCTTCTATGCACTGCTCTGCTAACACCGACCTCGAAGGCAAGAGCACAGCTATCTTCTTCGGTCTTTCAGGTACAGGTAAGACCACATTGTCTACCGATCCTAAGCGTCTCTTGATTGGTGACGACGAGCACGGATGGGACGACAACGGTGTGTTCAACTTTGAAGGTGGTTGCTACGCTAAGGTTATCAACCTCGATGCAGAGTCTGAACCGGACATCTTCAACGCTATCAAGCGCAACGCTCTTCTCGAGAACGTTACAGTAGCTGCTGACGGCAAGATCGACTTCACAGACGGCAGCACAACAGAGAACACACGTGTTTCTTACCCAATCAACCACATCACAAACATCGTTAAGCCAATCTCAGCAGGTCCTGCTGCAGATCAGGTTATCTTCCTGAGTGCTGACGCGTTCGGTGTGTTGCCTCCAGTATCTATCCTCGACTCAGAGCAGACTAAGTATTACTTCCTCTCTGGTTTCACAGCTAAGTTGGCTGGTACAGAGCGTGGCATTACTGAGCCAACTCCTACATTCTCCGCTTGCTTCGGTCAGGCTTTCTTGGAACTTCACCCAACAAAGTATGCTGAAGAATTGGTTAAGAAGATGGAGAAGAACGGTGCTAAGGCTTACTTGGTTAATACTGGTTGGAACGGTACTGGCAAGCGTATCTCTATCAAGGATACACGCGGTATCATCGACGGTATCTTGAGCGGTGCTATCAACAATGCTCCTACAAAGACAATTCCTTACTTCAACTTCGTAGTTCCTACACAGTTGGAAGGCGTTGATACAAACATTCTCGACCCACGCGACACTTACGCTGACGCAGCTCAGTGGGAAGAGAAGGCTAAGGACCTCGCAGGTCGCTTTATCAAGAACTTCGTTAAGTACACAGGTAACGAAGCTGGTAAGGCACTCGTAGCAGCCGGTCCACAGCTCTAA
- the upp gene encoding uracil phosphoribosyltransferase: MEIINFSEQHSIINQYMAEIRDKDYQKNRLLFRNNVMRIGEFEAFEISKTLNYETRDIETPLGISKVSVPTDKIVLATIFRAGLPFHNGFLNIFDHAGNAFVSAYREYKDAEHHEVGIHVEYLATPNIDGKTLIIADPMLATGGSMELGYKAILTKGTPRHVHVACVCASPEGIDHIKKTFPDSSTTIWCAAIDEGLNEHSYIVPGFGDAGDLCYGEKI; encoded by the coding sequence ATGGAAATCATCAATTTCTCGGAGCAGCACTCCATCATCAACCAGTACATGGCGGAAATCCGCGACAAGGACTACCAAAAAAACAGACTGCTTTTCCGCAACAATGTAATGCGCATTGGTGAATTTGAGGCTTTTGAAATTTCAAAAACACTGAACTACGAGACGAGGGACATCGAAACTCCACTTGGAATTTCAAAGGTAAGCGTCCCGACAGACAAGATTGTTCTTGCCACCATTTTCCGTGCAGGACTTCCTTTCCACAACGGCTTTCTCAACATCTTCGACCACGCCGGCAATGCTTTCGTGAGTGCCTATCGTGAATACAAGGATGCCGAGCACCACGAAGTGGGAATCCACGTGGAATATCTTGCTACACCGAACATTGACGGCAAGACACTCATCATCGCCGACCCGATGCTCGCCACCGGCGGTTCGATGGAACTGGGCTACAAGGCTATCCTCACAAAGGGCACTCCCCGACACGTACACGTGGCTTGCGTATGCGCTTCGCCTGAAGGAATAGACCACATCAAGAAGACATTCCCCGACAGCTCCACCACTATATGGTGTGCCGCCATCGACGAAGGACTCAACGAGCACAGCTACATCGTGCCCGGTTTCGGCGACGCAGGCGACCTCTGCTACGGCGAAAAGATCTAA
- a CDS encoding pitrilysin family protein, whose translation MKRLAYMMLFVFMLIADNALAQDRIVAMDKSIRIGRLANGLTYYIRHNGQTKGIADFYIAQRVGSILEEPHQRGLAHFLEHMAFNGTRNFPGDASKPGIVKWCESVGIQFGTNLNAYTSVDQTVYNISAVPIIREGIVDSCLLILHDWSHDLLLADKEIDRERGVIEEEWRARRMGMAMQRLAEASMPVIYSGTKYADCMPIGDMNIVRNFPYQALRDYYHKWYRPDLQAIIVVGDIDEDQIEQKIKAMFGSIPTPENVSERIYYPVPDNDRMIIFTAKDSEQPTVNFTLYMKRDVTPRSERNKLQSFEDDYKSSIVRMIINDRLEELARATDAPFISASVRDGNFFMASTKDVFEMSGVFKEGKVEEGINAIVGEVERARSLGFTRQELDRGKAEMLSYAESGFNDRMNRRNGDFVEACVEHFLESEPIIAPETELQLVKRLDSTVILSDINAIAREIITNRNQVVTLYGPEKKGLSLPSEKQIEKLILSAQKKNYEPYREKQLRAGLVENLPASGSIVSEKPYKYGYTELVLSNGMHVYVRPTDFEADEVNLKLFSMGGKNLYTDEDMPNLSYLISGATIGGVGEFDELSLEKMLAGKSASISPYIDDETEGMNGSSSVRDMETLFQLAYLYFVQPRNSPDAFANMMEQQEEFLTNAHVNPLIAYNDTLHRVAYGTNRLESMNVRLMKKVNYDRIMQIYKDRFGNAADFKLILTGNIDMNRLRPMLCKYVATLPVNDRFETVGTLGPKIIDGDTVRIFTKEQKTPSATTTVVVKGKMEYSNRNEILLDAAVQLLRIVYTDKVREEKGGTYGVQVSGTLQHHPYDEAVLRIAFQTAPDKYDELIPIVYQQLHKMAEEGPSQEDLDKVKAYELKVYEQVLKMNNYWEYVLYNDLYNGVDADTHFKEIVNSMTADNIRSFLKQLLNQGHRIEVTMTTKKVA comes from the coding sequence ATGAAAAGATTAGCATATATGATGCTGTTTGTCTTTATGCTCATTGCAGATAATGCGCTTGCACAGGACAGAATAGTGGCGATGGACAAGAGTATAAGGATAGGAAGACTTGCGAATGGACTGACTTATTACATCAGGCATAACGGGCAGACAAAAGGAATAGCCGACTTTTACATAGCACAGCGAGTAGGTTCTATTCTCGAAGAACCGCATCAGCGTGGATTAGCACACTTTCTGGAGCACATGGCATTCAACGGAACACGCAATTTCCCGGGCGATGCCTCGAAACCGGGTATTGTGAAATGGTGTGAAAGCGTGGGAATCCAGTTCGGAACGAATCTCAATGCCTATACGAGCGTGGACCAAACTGTGTATAATATTTCGGCAGTTCCCATCATAAGAGAAGGGATTGTGGATTCCTGTCTGCTCATTCTTCACGACTGGAGCCACGACCTTCTGCTTGCCGATAAGGAAATTGACCGTGAGCGTGGCGTGATCGAGGAGGAATGGCGTGCCCGACGAATGGGAATGGCAATGCAGAGACTTGCAGAAGCATCTATGCCGGTAATCTATTCCGGTACAAAATATGCCGACTGTATGCCTATCGGAGATATGAACATCGTGCGAAACTTCCCCTATCAGGCTCTTCGGGACTATTATCATAAATGGTACAGACCCGACTTGCAGGCTATAATCGTTGTTGGCGACATTGATGAAGACCAGATAGAGCAGAAGATAAAAGCTATGTTCGGTTCGATACCTACTCCTGAAAATGTTTCAGAACGCATCTATTATCCTGTTCCCGACAATGACAGGATGATAATTTTCACTGCAAAGGACAGCGAACAGCCAACGGTGAACTTCACTCTGTATATGAAACGCGACGTAACGCCACGGTCTGAACGTAATAAGCTCCAGTCGTTTGAGGATGATTACAAGTCGAGCATTGTCCGAATGATAATCAACGACCGGTTGGAAGAACTTGCCCGTGCCACAGATGCACCTTTTATTTCGGCTTCCGTACGCGATGGAAATTTCTTTATGGCCTCTACAAAGGATGTCTTTGAAATGTCCGGAGTATTCAAGGAAGGCAAGGTGGAAGAAGGTATAAACGCCATAGTGGGCGAAGTGGAACGTGCCAGAAGTCTGGGATTTACCAGACAGGAACTTGATCGTGGCAAGGCTGAAATGCTTTCGTATGCCGAAAGTGGATTCAACGACCGAATGAACCGACGAAATGGCGATTTCGTAGAGGCTTGTGTAGAGCATTTTCTGGAATCAGAACCCATCATTGCACCCGAGACGGAACTTCAGTTGGTGAAACGGTTGGATTCCACCGTTATCCTTTCAGACATCAATGCCATTGCGCGTGAAATCATTACGAACCGTAATCAAGTGGTAACATTGTATGGTCCGGAGAAAAAAGGACTCTCATTGCCATCGGAAAAGCAGATAGAAAAGCTCATTTTGTCTGCACAGAAAAAGAACTATGAACCTTACAGGGAAAAACAACTGAGGGCCGGCCTTGTGGAGAATCTGCCTGCTTCAGGCAGTATTGTTTCTGAAAAGCCTTATAAATATGGTTATACGGAACTGGTGCTGTCGAATGGAATGCACGTATATGTTCGTCCGACCGACTTTGAAGCCGACGAAGTGAACCTGAAACTCTTCAGTATGGGAGGAAAGAATCTCTATACTGATGAGGATATGCCCAACCTTTCTTATCTTATTTCCGGTGCAACGATTGGAGGAGTGGGAGAATTTGATGAGTTGTCTCTCGAGAAGATGCTTGCCGGAAAGTCGGCATCCATCAGTCCGTATATCGACGACGAGACGGAAGGAATGAACGGAAGTTCGAGTGTCAGGGATATGGAAACCTTGTTTCAGCTTGCTTATCTCTATTTCGTGCAACCTCGTAATTCGCCGGATGCTTTTGCGAATATGATGGAGCAGCAGGAAGAGTTTCTCACGAATGCACACGTTAATCCACTGATTGCCTACAACGATACTTTGCATCGTGTGGCTTACGGAACCAACCGACTGGAATCGATGAATGTAAGGCTGATGAAAAAGGTAAATTATGACCGCATAATGCAGATATACAAGGACCGCTTCGGCAATGCTGCCGACTTTAAACTCATTCTTACGGGCAACATAGATATGAACCGTTTGCGCCCGATGCTGTGCAAGTATGTGGCAACATTGCCCGTAAACGACCGTTTTGAGACTGTAGGCACGCTTGGGCCGAAAATCATTGACGGTGATACTGTCAGGATTTTCACGAAAGAACAGAAGACACCGTCGGCAACAACCACCGTGGTTGTGAAGGGAAAGATGGAATACAGCAACCGGAATGAGATACTTCTCGATGCTGCCGTACAGTTGCTTCGTATCGTTTATACCGACAAGGTGCGCGAAGAGAAGGGGGGAACATACGGTGTTCAGGTGTCGGGCACGCTTCAGCATCATCCTTACGATGAAGCCGTGTTGCGAATTGCATTTCAGACAGCCCCGGATAAATATGACGAACTCATCCCCATTGTCTATCAGCAACTCCACAAGATGGCAGAAGAAGGCCCCTCTCAGGAAGACCTTGATAAGGTAAAGGCGTATGAACTGAAGGTTTACGAACAGGTTCTGAAGATGAACAATTATTGGGAATACGTTCTTTATAACGATCTTTACAATGGTGTTGATGCAGATACACATTTCAAGGAAATCGTAAATAGTATGACGGCCGACAACATACGTAGCTTTCTGAAGCAGTTATTAAACCAAGGGCATCGTATTGAAGTTACAATGACCACGAAGAAAGTGGCATAA
- a CDS encoding DUF4876 domain-containing protein produces MKKPNFNKIALLLLAIGMMLTSCNEYKETEKAEQIVNHALCLQMPLDIKNMDLSDAKAVFTSIKTHRQYTIDSFKASDGDFIANAELPEGMYNIDVRGSISYILNGKEIKAKVKATRDNVMIQAQTIPTNLALNVYSAQEGLVITEIFFTGTTTPNGFMYTDDQYIKIGNNSDTVMYADGLAFIESFFTSDDKHDYQPDIMKDAMTISTIYVVPGLGKQHPVNPGEEITIALTAIDHRPINPNSFDLSEAEFEIFDKTSHPEGDQDNPKVENLINWYANFEGTFVMHTRGVKSYALARPMIDMDTFMHEYRYKFGYIFKQGDFVIPMDENEYFMPNTWIIDAVNLAVPTVHEWNLVSPILDKGFTYCGHVDMDETRYNKSVVRKKEGKKWMDTNNSSDDFLPNAVPSYLKHCTGEPK; encoded by the coding sequence ATGAAAAAACCGAATTTCAACAAGATAGCCCTGCTTTTATTGGCTATCGGAATGATGCTTACTTCCTGTAATGAATACAAGGAAACAGAGAAGGCAGAACAGATAGTGAATCACGCGCTTTGTTTGCAGATGCCTCTTGACATAAAGAATATGGATTTGTCGGATGCCAAGGCTGTATTCACTAGCATCAAGACGCACCGGCAATACACCATTGATTCTTTCAAGGCTTCTGACGGAGACTTCATTGCCAATGCAGAATTGCCGGAAGGAATGTATAACATTGATGTTCGTGGATCGATATCCTATATCTTGAACGGTAAAGAGATAAAGGCCAAAGTGAAGGCGACCCGTGATAATGTGATGATTCAGGCTCAGACCATTCCTACAAATTTAGCTTTGAATGTGTATTCGGCACAGGAAGGACTGGTTATTACTGAAATATTCTTCACGGGAACCACTACGCCCAACGGCTTTATGTACACCGACGACCAGTATATCAAGATAGGAAACAACAGCGATACAGTAATGTATGCAGATGGTTTGGCTTTTATCGAATCGTTTTTTACAAGCGATGACAAGCACGATTATCAGCCAGACATAATGAAGGATGCGATGACCATCTCTACAATCTACGTCGTTCCTGGTTTGGGAAAGCAGCATCCGGTTAATCCCGGAGAGGAAATTACCATTGCATTGACTGCCATCGATCATCGGCCAATCAATCCAAACTCCTTTGATTTAAGCGAGGCCGAATTTGAAATCTTCGATAAAACCTCGCATCCTGAAGGCGATCAAGACAATCCGAAGGTGGAAAATCTCATCAACTGGTATGCAAATTTTGAAGGAACCTTCGTAATGCACACGCGAGGTGTGAAGAGTTATGCGCTTGCTCGTCCGATGATTGATATGGATACTTTTATGCACGAGTACCGTTATAAGTTCGGTTACATCTTCAAGCAGGGAGATTTTGTGATTCCGATGGATGAAAACGAATACTTCATGCCGAACACTTGGATTATAGACGCTGTGAATCTGGCGGTTCCGACAGTGCACGAGTGGAATCTTGTATCGCCCATTCTCGACAAGGGATTCACTTATTGCGGACACGTGGATATGGATGAAACGCGCTACAACAAGTCGGTTGTCAGAAAGAAAGAGGGCAAGAAATGGATGGATACCAATAATTCATCAGACGACTTTTTGCCCAATGCCGTACCATCATATTTGAAACACTGCACAGGCGAGCCTAAGTAG